In Mycetocola zhujimingii, one DNA window encodes the following:
- a CDS encoding histidine phosphatase family protein yields MTATQLWLVRHGESTANVIATEAQRAGLEAIAVEHRDADVPLSDAGIQQAEALGSWLAAAESTPQAVWSSPYLRAQQTIAIAIEESGRPLPILVDERLRDRELGILDALTSHGVDVRFPDEAARRRWLGKFYYRPPGGESWTDVVLRVRSFLRDLDSSSDGGPVLIAAHDAVVMVFLYVCLGWSERELLDFASTHTVLNASVTLLSREAGDARWTLDVFSHDDHLEALGAPVTRHGGDSNVQPI; encoded by the coding sequence ATGACTGCAACCCAACTGTGGCTCGTGCGGCACGGCGAGAGCACGGCGAACGTGATCGCGACAGAGGCTCAGCGGGCGGGACTCGAGGCGATAGCGGTTGAACACCGGGATGCCGATGTTCCCCTGTCGGATGCCGGTATCCAGCAGGCAGAGGCGCTCGGTTCGTGGCTTGCAGCGGCGGAGAGCACACCTCAGGCCGTGTGGAGTTCGCCATACCTTCGCGCGCAGCAGACCATTGCCATCGCGATCGAGGAGTCGGGGCGGCCGCTGCCCATCCTCGTCGACGAGCGGCTGCGTGACCGTGAACTCGGTATCCTCGACGCCCTCACCTCGCACGGCGTCGACGTCCGGTTCCCTGACGAGGCCGCGCGGCGGCGCTGGCTCGGCAAGTTCTACTACCGCCCGCCGGGAGGCGAGTCCTGGACTGACGTTGTGCTTCGCGTGCGGTCCTTCCTGCGCGACCTCGACTCATCGAGCGACGGCGGCCCCGTGCTCATCGCCGCCCACGACGCCGTCGTGATGGTGTTTCTCTACGTCTGCCTCGGCTGGTCGGAGCGGGAGCTCCTCGACTTCGCCTCAACCCACACCGTGCTCAACGCGTCGGTCACCCTGCTGTCCAGGGAAGCGGGCGACGCCCGATGGACACTCGATGTGTTTTCACACGACGACCACCTGGAGGCGCTCGGCGCCCCGGTAACCCGACACGGAGGAGACAGCAATGTCCAGCCCATCTGA
- a CDS encoding NAD(P)H-hydrate dehydratase, which yields MSSPSESTDAATPAGEVVVTPNLLRDWALPDAGESKYGRGTVLVVGGARRSPGATMLSGMAALRVGAGRLTLAIADSVASAVAVAVPECGIVPLPETDGTVAGDGIATAEHDLETSDAVLVGPGLDDPDQLEVMLNALPALVGDETVVVLDAFALGVLPRVPDAVSALAGRLVLTPNKEEAARLLERDLSDDLAADIAEIARRYGAVVTCYDAIAHPDGRIWRTGSGGGGLATSGSGDVLAGAIVGLCARGASLEQAAVWATHAHAAAGDRLAVQVGPLGFLARELLDELPRVLVEING from the coding sequence ATGTCCAGCCCATCTGAATCGACGGATGCCGCCACGCCGGCCGGTGAGGTTGTGGTCACCCCGAACCTTCTCCGCGACTGGGCACTGCCCGACGCCGGGGAGTCCAAGTACGGCCGCGGCACAGTGCTCGTTGTCGGGGGCGCCAGACGCTCCCCCGGTGCGACGATGCTCTCCGGGATGGCTGCGCTCCGGGTCGGCGCCGGGCGCCTGACTCTCGCGATCGCCGACTCCGTGGCGTCAGCCGTCGCCGTTGCCGTGCCCGAGTGCGGAATCGTCCCACTCCCCGAAACCGACGGCACCGTCGCCGGCGACGGCATCGCGACAGCGGAGCACGACCTCGAAACCTCTGACGCTGTGCTCGTCGGACCCGGCCTCGACGATCCTGACCAGCTCGAGGTGATGCTCAACGCGCTTCCGGCCCTGGTCGGCGACGAGACCGTCGTCGTGCTCGACGCGTTCGCGCTCGGCGTCCTCCCCCGCGTTCCCGACGCCGTCAGTGCGCTCGCCGGTCGCCTCGTGCTGACGCCGAACAAGGAGGAGGCCGCGCGGTTGCTCGAACGGGACCTCAGCGACGACCTCGCCGCCGACATCGCGGAGATCGCGAGGCGGTACGGCGCGGTTGTCACCTGTTACGACGCGATTGCGCACCCGGATGGCCGGATCTGGCGTACCGGGAGCGGAGGCGGCGGTCTCGCCACCTCCGGAAGCGGCGATGTCCTCGCCGGCGCCATCGTCGGGCTGTGTGCCCGTGGCGCTTCGCTCGAGCAGGCTGCCGTGTGGGCGACCCACGCCCACGCCGCCGCTGGCGACCGGCTTGCCGTGCAGGTCGGTCCCCTCGGGTTCCTCGCGCGGGAGCTGCTCGACGAGCTGCCCCGGGTGCTCGTCGAGATCAACGGGTAG